One genomic window of Candoia aspera isolate rCanAsp1 chromosome 12, rCanAsp1.hap2, whole genome shotgun sequence includes the following:
- the FRMD7 gene encoding FERM domain-containing protein 7 gives MLHLKVQFLDDSQKIFVVDQKSSGKTLFNLSCNHLNLAEKEYFGLEFWSPAGHAAWLELLKPIPKQIKNPKDILFKFMVKFFPVDPGHLKEELTRYLFTLQIKKDLACGKLPCSDNSAALMVSHLLQSALGDFHEETDQRHLETHRYLLNQEDLMNSIMHYHKKHMGKMPAESDVQLLDIARKLEMYGIRPHPASDGEGTQINLAVTHMGVLVLRGNTKINTFNWSKIRKLSFKRKHFLIKLHANVSAFCKDTLEFTMASRDTCKAFWKMCVEYHAFFRLSTEPKSKPKAFLCSKGSSFRYSGRTQRQLLEHEGKGKQKSLPFERKHYSSRYHDRQCRSSPDLLTDVSKQMEDLRLVYGTMGGYYGANAIHASDPLLDNRRRNSAVEVIFADELERSKPEADPTLLLPHSQSSSAFPVVYSESEHDWEPASIYRQRGPLTSFQPSAKLGGNSKSTSMSNVRDRSPRQQLMYTDVPCMAASKQQLDAASPPVFFYVDRPPWYPKSPTMDRAEERVLVVNTREAPTKPQRTLGTTQSKSMEPKSLPQTTHMSNLGMEQDDDESVFDYSVQEVPKRSWSQSDVKATRFPCGSEFRPLGPCPVLTSRKIDLLQRVLAQQPFPEPPGVWRTTECYAGSGTESSDSDSDLLPDYYSLYGRVLKRPRVRIHLSSGSLQLEGDDSLVPATTDDTESASNYFM, from the exons ATGCTACATCTCAAAGTCCAGTTTTTGGATGACTCTCAGAAGATCTTTGTGGTTGAT CAAAAGTCCTCTGGGAAAACATTATTTAACCTGAGCTGCAATCACTTGAACCTTGCAGAAAAGGAATATTTTGGACTGGAGTTTTGGAGCCCTGCAGGGCATGCT GCCTGGCTGGAACTTCTCAAGCCGATCCCAAAGCAGATTAAAA ATCCTAAGGACATTCTTTTCAAATTTATGGTGAAATTTTTCCCAGTGGATCCGGGCCATCTGAAAGAAGAGCTGACAAG GTACCTGTTCACCCTTCAGATCAAGAAGGATCTGGCCTGCGGAAAACTCCCCTGCAGCGACAACAGTGCAGCTCTGATGGTGTCACACCTTCTGCAGT CTGCGCTGGGTGATTTTCATGAAGAAACGGACCAAAGGCACTTGGAAACCCACAGATACTTACTGAACCAAGAGGATCTGATGAACAGCATCATGCATTACCATAAGAAACACAT GGGCAAAATGCCAGCTGAATCAGATGTGCAGCTCCTGGACATAGCGAGGAAACTGGAAATGTATGGGATCCGACCCCATCCTGCAAGCGACGGGGAGGGGACCCAGATCAACTTGGCAGTCACACACATGGGGGTGCTGGTTCTGCGG GGGAACACCAAGATTAATACGTTCAACTGGTCCAAAATCCGCAAACTGAGTTTCAAACGGAAGCATTTCTTGATCAAGCTCCACGCCAATGTTTCG GCTTTCTGCAAAGATACCCTGGAGTTCACCATGGCGAGTCGTGACACAtgcaaggccttctggaagatgTGTGTGGAATACCATGCCTTCTTCCGCCTGTCCACGGAGCCAAAGTCAAAGCCCAAAGCTTTTCTTTGCAGCAAGGGCTCCAGTTTTCGTTACAG TGGAAGAACTCAAAGGCAGCTGCTGGAACACGAGGGCAAGGGGAAGCAGAAGAGCTTGCCGTTCGAGAG GAAACACTATTCCTCTCGGTACCATGACAGGCAATGCCGGTCTTCCCCGGATCTCCTAACAGATGTTTCCAAACAA ATGGAGGACTTGCGGCTTGTCTACGGCACCATGGGCGGCTACTACGGTGCAAACGCCATCCACGCTTCTGACCCCCTGCTAGACAACCGACGGAGGAACTCGGCGGTGGAGGTGATCTTTGCTGACGAATTGGAGCGGTCTAAGCCTGAAGCGGATCCAACGCTGCTCCTGCCCCACTCCCAAAGCAGCTCTGCCTTCCCGGTGGTCTACTCGGAGTCGGAACACGATTGGGAGCCGGCCAGCATCTACAGGCAAAGGGGCCCGCTGACGTCTTTCCAGCCCAGCGCCAAGCTTGGTGGCAACAGTAAAAGCACGTCTATGAGCAACGTGAGAGACAGGAGTCCGAGGCAGCAGCTGATGTACACAGACGTCCCCTGCATGGCTGCTTCCAAGCAACAGTTGGATGCGGCTTCTCCTCCAGTGTTCTTCTACGTGGACAGGCCACCTTGGTACCCCAAAAGTCCTACCATGGACCGTGCTGAGGAAAGAGTTCTTGTGGTAAACACCCGTGAGGCACCCACGAAGCCACAAAGAACTCTGGGTACAACCCAGAGCAAGTCGATGGAGCCTAAGAGCCTGCCCCAGACTACCCACATGAGCAACCTCGGCATGGAGCAAGACGATGACGAGAGCGTCTTCGATTACAGCGTTCAGGAGGTTCCCAAAAGATCTTGGAGCCAGTCTGATGTCAAAGCCACCAGATTCCCTTGTGGCTCCGAGTTCCGCCCTTTAGGACCATGCCCTGTCTTGACCAGCAGAAAGATTGACCTCTTGCAACGCGTGCTAGCCCAGCAGCCGTTTCCGGAACCTCCCGGAGTCTGGCGAACCACTGAATGCTATGCAGGCAGCGGGACCGAATCTAGTGACTCTGATTCGGACCTCCTCCCAGACTACTATTCCCTCTACGGGCGAGTCCTCAAAAGACCCAGGGTGCGGATCCACCTGTCTTCAGGGAGCCTCCAGCTTGAGGGAGACGATTCCCTGGTTCCTGCCACCACTGACGATACAGAGAGTGCATCCAATTATTTTATGTAG
- the RAP2C gene encoding ras-related protein Rap-2c yields the protein MREYKVVVLGSGGVGKSALTVQFVTGTFIEKYDPTIEDFYRKEIEVDCSPSVLEILDTAGTEQFASMRDLYIKNGQGFILVYSLVNQQSFQDIKPMRDQIVRVKRYEKVPLILVGNKVDLESEREVLSAEGRALAQEWGCPFMETSAKSKTMVDELFAEIVRQMNYASLPEKQEQCCTTCVVQ from the exons ATGAGGGAGTACAAGGTGGTGGTCCTGGGGAGCGGGGGGGTGGGCAAGTCGGCGCTGACGGTGCAGTTCGTGACCGGGACCTTCATCGAGAAGTACGACCCCACCATCGAGGACTTCTACCGCAAGGAGATCGAGGTGGACTGCTCGCCGTCGGTGCTGGAGATCCTGGACACGGCCGGGACGGAGCAGTTCGCCTCCATGCGCGACCTCTACATCAAGAACGGGCAGGGCTTCATCCTGGTCTACAGCCTGGTCAACCAGCAGTCCTTCCAG GACATCAAGCCGATGAGGGACCAGATTGTACGTGTGAAGAGATACGAAAAGGTGCCCCTGATCCTGGTGGGGAATAAAGTCGACCTGGAGTCAGAGAGGGAGGTTTTGTCTGCAGAAGGCCGGGCGCTGGCTCAGGAGTGGGGCTGCCCCTTCATGGAGACGTCCGCCAAGAGCAAGACCATGGTGGATGAACTCTTTGCAGAGATTGTGAGACAAATGAACTATGCGTCCCTGCCAGAAAAGCAGGAGCAGTGTTGTACAACTTGCGTTGTCCAGTGA